The following are encoded in a window of Panicum virgatum strain AP13 chromosome 5N, P.virgatum_v5, whole genome shotgun sequence genomic DNA:
- the LOC120673225 gene encoding polygalacturonase At1g48100-like, which produces MPPPPLPSMRTPVTRTRPQLRPRPAPLVVTTAAVVVVSMVLISVLCCHPVAAEDASRALHYHRKQRRHHSRHHRAENGGGHIALPPAPALPPDVDGDSPAEPPGLPPDAGDARRRHHKSCCPPSRPPTSVAPLGAPAPAPAKPPPNKATEPRSRAKPPSMPPAKPPSLSPARPPSHSPRKPPSLSPSHAKPTPCSPAKSKPPMPSPARPPRLSPASPSAHPPAKTSNRAPAQTPRPSPAKPQPPVPSTVKPPPLAPAKPPTPSPAQPPRPSPANPPTAPTVTAKPPALPPAMSKPTPPLPPAKDSSSAVFDVRAFGASGNASGDDTRAFRAAWKAACSSSSAAATLLVPSDGVFTITSTIFAGPCKSALTFQIDGVLMPPDGPASWPAADSRRQWLVFYRADGVTLAGKGTIEGNGEEWWDLPCKPHRGPNGSTLPGPCDSPALVRFVLSNDVTVRGLRIENSPQFHLKFDGCARVLVDGLFVSSPAFSPNTDGVHVENTTAVQILNSRIYNGDDCVSIGAGCSDVHIENITCGHGHGISIGSLGVHNTRACVSNVTVRNARIVDSDNGLRIKTWQGGAGAVSAVEFAGVRVQNVRSCIVIDQYYCLGSGCANQTSAVRVDGVAYRDIRGTYNPRASAPIRLACSDAVACTGIAMSDVELLPAGGGGAGARLAEPFCWNAYGVMETLTEPPVYCLQEGRPDSLQDQLTSC; this is translated from the exons atgccgccgccgccgctgccgtcgatGAGGACGCCGGTGACACGCACGCGTCCCCAGTTGCGTCCTCGTCCGGCGCCATTGGTTgtgacgacggcggcggtggtcgtCGTTTCCATGGTTCTCATCTCAGTGCTGTGCTGCCATCCTGTCGCCGCCGAAGACGCGAGTAGAGCGCTGCACTACCACCGGAAGCAACGGAGGCACCACAGCAGGCACCACCGCGCGGAGAACGGCGGCGGCCACATCGCCCTGCCCCCTGCCCCCGCGCTCCCTCCCGACGTCGACGGCGATTCTCCGGCCGAGCCGCCGGGTTTGCCTCCGGACGCCGGCGACGCGCGCCGTCGGCACCACAAGTCGTGCTGCCCGCCGTCGCGTCCTCCCACTTCGGTGGCACCGCTCGGCGCACCGGCGCCCGCTCCAGCCAAGCCGCCGCCGAACAAGGCAACCGAGCCACGCTCTCGCGCCAAGCCTCCGTCGATGCCTCCGGCCAAGCCACCGTCGTTATCACCGGCGAGGCCGCCGTCACACTCTCCCAGAAAGCCGCCGTCATTGTCACCCTCGCATGCCAAACCGACACCCTGCAGTCCGGCTAAGTCTAAGCCACCAATGCCATCTCCGGCACGGCCGCCGCGGCTCTCCCCGGCAAGCCCATCGGCACATCCTCCGGCCAAGACATCAAACAGAGCTCCTGCACAGACACCGCGACCCTCCCCTGCAAAGCCACAGCCACCGGTGCCGTCGACGGTCAAGCCACCGCCACTCGCCCCGGCCAAGCCCCCCACGCCATCGCCAGCCCAGCCACCGCGGCCTTCCCCGGCAAACCCGCCAACAGCTCCTACGGTGACAGCGAAGCCACCGGCGCTCCCTCCAGCAATGTCAAAGCCaactccgccgctgccgcctgccaAGGACAGCTCATCAGCCGTGTTCGACGTGAGGGCGTTCGGGGCGTCGGGCAACGCCTCGGGCGACGACACGCGGGCGTTCCGCGCGGCGTGGAAGGCGGCGtgctcctccagctccgccgcggccacgctgcTGGTGCCGTCGGACGGCGTGTTCACCATCACCTCCACCATCTTCGCCGGGCCGTGCAAGTCCGCGCTGACCTTCCAG aTCGACGGCGTGCTGATGCCGCCGGACGGGCCGGCgagctggccggcggcggacaGCCGGAGGCAGTGGCTCGTCTTCTACAGGGCCGACGGCGTGACGCTGGCGGGGAAGGGCACCATCGAGGGCAACGGCGAGGAGTGGTGGGATCTCCCGTGCAAGCCTCACCGG GGCCCCAACGGATCGACGCTGCCCGGACCATGCGACAGCCCAGCA CTGGTACGGTTCGTCCTGAGCAACGACGTGACGGTGCGCGGCCTGCGGATCGAGAACAGCCCGCAGTTCCACCTCAAGTTCGACGGCTGCGCGCGGGTGCTCGTCGACGGCCTCTtcgtgagctcgccggcgttcagcCCCAACACCGACGGCGTCCACGTCGAGAACACCACGGCCGTCCAGATCCTCAACTCCAGGATCTACAACG GGGACGACTGCGTCTCCATCGGCGCCGGCTGCTCCGACGTCCACATCGAGAACATAACATGCGGCCACGGCCATGGCATAAGCATCGGCAGCCTTGGCGTGCACAACACGCGCGCCTGCGTGTCCAACGTGACGGTCCGGAACGCGCGGATCGTCGACTCCGACAACGGCCTCCGGATCAAGACGTggcagggcggcgccggcgccgtgtcGGCCGTCGAGTTCGCCGGCGTGCGGGTGCAGAACGTCAGGAGCTGCATCGTCATCGACCAGTACTACTGCCTCGGCAGCGGGTGCGCCAACCAGACCTCCGCGGTGCGCGTCGACGGCGTCGCCTACCGGGACATCCGCGGCACGTACAACCCGCGCGCCAGCGCGCCCATCCGCCTCGCCTGCAGCGACGCCGTCGCGTGCACGGGCATCGCCATGTCCGACGTCGAGCtgctgccggccggcggcggcggcgcaggggcgcgtCTCGCGGAACCCTTCTGCTGGAACGCGTACGGGGTCATGGAGACGCTCACGGAGCCGCCGGTCTACTGCTTGCAGGAAGGCCGCCCGGATTCTCTGCAAGATCAGCTCACGAGTTGCTGA
- the LOC120673226 gene encoding solute carrier family 25 member 44-like isoform X2: protein MKLASGVAGCRAQRLDKTRFHVIGAVLFTAQQGALHPTAVVKTRMQVAEGGLAHMSGFAVFRRILRSDGIPGVFRGFGTSAVGALPGRVLALTSLEVSKEMTFKYSERFDMSEASRIALANGVAGLVSSICSSSYFVPLDVICQRLMVQGLPGMPTYRGPFDVINKVVRMEGIRGLYRGFGITMLTQSPASALWWSAYGGAQHAIWRSLGYGNDSQTKPSQSELVAVQATAGTIAGACSSIITTPIDTIKTRLQVMDNYGSGRPSVMKTTRLLLDEDGWRGFYRGFGPRFLNMSLWGTSMIVTYELIKRLSVKSE from the exons ATGAAGCTCGCCTCTGGGGTTGCCGGCTGCCGCGCTCAGCG GTTGGACAAGACGAGGTTTCATGTGATCGGCGCAGTCCTGTTTACAGCCCAGCAAGGTGCTCTGCACCCAACAGCTGTTGTGAAGACTAGGATGCAGGTTGCTGAAGGGGGGCTTGCACACATGTCTGGATTTGCTGTTTTTAGGAGGATATTGAGAAGCGATGGCATCCCTGGTGTTTTCAGAGGCTTTGGCACCTCTGCAGTTGGAGCTCTACCTGGGCGAGTACTTGCTCTAACATCACTGGAGGTCTCCAAAGAAATGACATTTAAATACTCAGAACGTTTTGATATGTCAGAGGCATCAAGAATTGCTTTAGCAAATGGCGTGGCAGGCCTAGTGTCGAGTATCTGTTCAAGTTCATATTTTGTGCCTCTAGATGTG ATTTGCCAAAGGCTCATGGTTCAAGGATTGCCAGGTATGCCAACCTATCGAGGCCCATTTGATGTGATAAACAAGGTTGTCAGGATGGAAGGGATCCGGGGGCTTTACAGAGGTTTTGGAATCACGATGTTGACTCAATCTCCAGCTTCTGCCCTTTGGTGGAGTGCATATGGTGGTGCTCAACATGCTATCTGGAG GAGCTTGGGTTATGGAAATGATTCGCAAACAAAACCATCTCAGTCAGAACTTGTTGCTGTCCAAGCAACAGCAGGAACAATTGCCGGTGCTTGCTCGTCAATTATTACCACACCAATAGATACCATCAAGACACGTCTTCAA GTTATGGACAACTACGGTAGTGGCAGGCCATCTGTCATGAAAACTACCAGGCTGCTGCTAGACGAAGATGGCTGGAGGGGTTTTTATAGAGGTTTTGGACCAAGGTTTCTTAACATGTCTCTTTGGGGCACATCAATGATTGTGACTTACGAGCTCATAA AGAGGCTCTCAGTGAAGTCGGAATAA
- the LOC120673226 gene encoding solute carrier family 25 member 44-like isoform X1: MAAAAAAADTPEASAAGIALAEANIHWERLDKTRFHVIGAVLFTAQQGALHPTAVVKTRMQVAEGGLAHMSGFAVFRRILRSDGIPGVFRGFGTSAVGALPGRVLALTSLEVSKEMTFKYSERFDMSEASRIALANGVAGLVSSICSSSYFVPLDVICQRLMVQGLPGMPTYRGPFDVINKVVRMEGIRGLYRGFGITMLTQSPASALWWSAYGGAQHAIWRSLGYGNDSQTKPSQSELVAVQATAGTIAGACSSIITTPIDTIKTRLQVMDNYGSGRPSVMKTTRLLLDEDGWRGFYRGFGPRFLNMSLWGTSMIVTYELIKRLSVKSE, encoded by the exons atggcggcggcggcggcggcggcggataccCCGGAGGCGTCCGCGGCAGGGATCGCGCTCGCGGAGGCCAacatccactgggagag GTTGGACAAGACGAGGTTTCATGTGATCGGCGCAGTCCTGTTTACAGCCCAGCAAGGTGCTCTGCACCCAACAGCTGTTGTGAAGACTAGGATGCAGGTTGCTGAAGGGGGGCTTGCACACATGTCTGGATTTGCTGTTTTTAGGAGGATATTGAGAAGCGATGGCATCCCTGGTGTTTTCAGAGGCTTTGGCACCTCTGCAGTTGGAGCTCTACCTGGGCGAGTACTTGCTCTAACATCACTGGAGGTCTCCAAAGAAATGACATTTAAATACTCAGAACGTTTTGATATGTCAGAGGCATCAAGAATTGCTTTAGCAAATGGCGTGGCAGGCCTAGTGTCGAGTATCTGTTCAAGTTCATATTTTGTGCCTCTAGATGTG ATTTGCCAAAGGCTCATGGTTCAAGGATTGCCAGGTATGCCAACCTATCGAGGCCCATTTGATGTGATAAACAAGGTTGTCAGGATGGAAGGGATCCGGGGGCTTTACAGAGGTTTTGGAATCACGATGTTGACTCAATCTCCAGCTTCTGCCCTTTGGTGGAGTGCATATGGTGGTGCTCAACATGCTATCTGGAG GAGCTTGGGTTATGGAAATGATTCGCAAACAAAACCATCTCAGTCAGAACTTGTTGCTGTCCAAGCAACAGCAGGAACAATTGCCGGTGCTTGCTCGTCAATTATTACCACACCAATAGATACCATCAAGACACGTCTTCAA GTTATGGACAACTACGGTAGTGGCAGGCCATCTGTCATGAAAACTACCAGGCTGCTGCTAGACGAAGATGGCTGGAGGGGTTTTTATAGAGGTTTTGGACCAAGGTTTCTTAACATGTCTCTTTGGGGCACATCAATGATTGTGACTTACGAGCTCATAA AGAGGCTCTCAGTGAAGTCGGAATAA
- the LOC120673275 gene encoding uncharacterized protein LOC120673275, whose translation MELGMTPEFMYGQNVFVPAAANPYPYGYAEVGSPMEWYNHPNSIGYDGQDPFYTTEGMQCVYYAAPDTGPMHPSCSPYPVDPSFISDGPFVPQEYVADPASSTCQIATTPYYISAVLPYAQDSVPGSVTAPLHCNVAFLPGIPGYAAPSANAAFPLIAPVTTKSDIAANPPVQSTIVSSKQFQDHAKPPKLQLHNSVAQKQELPDRSMTPIKPPHASQASAHLLERTISAAKPLPMAKLSGNFGYAASDLQKWAAAEKFQPSSKSSAPGQKVHLLNEHSLADSRKPSNQKSSAILVRSYTSRLPIGNPDGTILIRTDEYNRDDFQMDYTYAKFFVIKSIGEADVHKSIKYGVWSSSSNGNSKLDSAFRDADRISRRNSTKCPVFLFFSVNGSGHFCGMAEMVGPVDFHKDMDFWCQDKWTGCFPVRWYIVKDIPNYCLQHITLQNNENKPVTHSRDTQEVPYIPGMSVLKIFKDMKVKECLFDDFMKYEVEEAQYRPHRRCKLSYNAPDFIPASQHTKDAPDTKQTKSRSMLIDRTSEVQNSSEKQHDPKMIKSQEPCVELSEKQATETGKENGQQENQCSGNQSQEDAAKTVTNQPPTSSLKTGAEGKQQFWKKVENPRQHTDSAAQGSSKPPEKRLNGVRSSAGAVSESSEEQKIAAKLGSLKISSKTGEADRKSSTVSVVTIGSMPVRVDCSEV comes from the exons ATGGAGCTGGGAATGACCCCTGAATTTATGTATGGACAAAATGTttttgttcctgctgctgcaaATCCCTACCCATATGGTTATGCAG AAGTTGGATCGCCTATGGAATGGTATAACCACCCAAACTCTATAGGATATGATGGTCAAGATCCTTTTTACACG ACCGAAGGCATGCAATGCGTGTACTATGCTGCCCCAGACACTGGACCTATGCATCCTTCCTGCAGTCCTTACCCTGTTGATCCTTCTTTCATATCCGATGGCCCATTTGTGCCCCAGGAATATGTTGCTGACCCTGCTAGCTCCACATGCCAAATAGCCACCACCCCTTATTACATTTCAGCTGTTCTTCCTTATGCACAAGATAGTGTCCCAGGAAGTGTGACTGCACCTCTTCACTGCAATGTTGCCTTCCTCCCTGGCATACCAGGTTATGCTGCACCATCGGCAAATGCAGCATTTCCTTTAATTGCTCCTGTTACCACCAAAAGTGACATTGCTGCAAATCCACCTGTACAGTCTACTATTGTCTCTTCAAAGCAGTTTCAGGACCATGCAAAACCTCCAAAGCTTCAACTGCATAATTCAGTTGCCCAGAAGCAAGAATTGCCAGATAGATCCATGACACCTATTAAACCCCCTCATGCTTCACAG GCATCAGCACATTTGCTTGAAAGGACAATATCTGCCGCCAAGCCTTTACCAATGGCAAAACTGTCTGGAAATTTTGGATATGCTGCATCTGATCTTCAGAAGTGGGCTGCTGCTGAGAAATTTCAGCCTTCTTCAAAGTCGAGTGCTCCTGGCCAAAAGGTTCATTTGTTAAATGAACATAGCTTAGCTGATTCCAGGAAACCAAGCAATCAGAAGAGCTCTGCCATACTTGTGAGATCGTATACGTCAAGGCTCCCTATTGGCAATCCAGATGGGACAATCCTTATAAGGACCGATGAATACAACAGAGATGACTTCCAGATGGATTACACATATGCAAAGTTCTTTGTTATCAAGTCAATTGGTGAGGCAGATGTCCACAAATCAATCAAGTATGGTGTATGGTCAAGTTCCTCCAATGGTAACAGCAAGCTGGATAGTGCATTCAGGGATGCTGACAGGATATCGAGGAGGAATTCTACCAAGTGTCcggtgttcttgttcttctct GTGAATGGCAGTGGGCACTTCTGTGGCATGGCTGAGATGGTTGGTCCTGTCGATTTTCACAAGGACATGGACTTCTGGTGTCAGGATAAATGGACCGGATGCTTTCCTGTGAGATGGTACATTGTTAAGGATATTCCAAATTATTGTTTGCAGCATATCACACTGCAGAACAATGAAAACAAGCCTGTCACACACAGCAGAGATACACAAGAA GTACCATACATCCCTGGAATGTCTGTGCTTAAGATCTTCAAGGACATGAAAGTAAAGGAGTGCTTGTTtgatgatttcatgaaatatgaGGTGGAAGAAGCGCAGTATAGACCTCACCGAAGGTGCAAGCTGAGCTATAACGCCCCAGATTTTATACCTGCCTCACAGCATACAAAGGATGCGCCTGACACTAAGCAGACAAAATCCAGGAGCATGCTGATAGACAGGACATCAGAAGTACAAAATTCGTCAGAGAAGCAACATGATCCTAAGATGATAAAATCTCAGGAGCCATGTGTAGAGCTCTCTGAAAAACAGGCGACTGAGACTGGGAAAGAGAATGGACAACAAGAAAACCAGTGCAGTGGCAATCAGAGCCAGGAGGATGCAGCAAAAACTGTAACCAACCAGCCACCAACTTCAAGCTTGAAGACAGGTGCGGAGGGGAAGCAGCAATTCTGGAAGAAGGTTGAGAATCCACGGCAGCACACAGACAGTGCCGCTCAAGGTTCGTCAAAGCCACCTGAAAAGCGTCTAAATGGAGTCCGCAGCTCCGCTGGTGCAGTATCAGAGAGCAGTGAAGAACAAAAGATCGCCGCCAAACTTGGATCGCTCAAGATCAGTTCCAAGACAGGGGAAGCTGACCGAAAGAGTAGCACAGTGAGTGTGGTGACAATTGGCTCGATGCCGGTTCGGGTTGACTGTTCGGAGGTGTAG